The following are from one region of the Paenibacillus sp. KS-LC4 genome:
- a CDS encoding glycosyltransferase family 39 protein, with product MVKGIQKLLYILLAGFIGLFIAASLFVRAEYNFYEYGDTPHLGEQQLLLFILITGAVLALSIFLYKLCLKLNKYSGKIVIPATLLFSCALQMAIVFLFPRLPTDDSETVLSLAMNMLYQNDYSTFQTGGYLHMFPFNFSIVLYLKTLLQWFPDNYLVIKMFNIIFTLITTLMIYLLYKELNSKSTENDYGVLVFGATYLPALFMSNFIYNDVIATAFLTSALYASVRFMRTKSMKLIILAAILLAMGNYFRSIGVIFLIAVLFSIIFNLRQIGVRKAIASLIIMTALFNAPGWTQNAVLQATNVVDESVNDNSAPVYMWLNMGINLNTFGFWDSRQSYNIYQRDAHYNKAASVELFKESISRKLSEASVGDLTVMYVKKLIWTWTEGTYQMERYGIGNDGSVAGGGRAFNQERYSYTTWATDLFKADSNYRVGLLWVIYALSFLMYVGIFIRLLGGIKARRYEENTLILVILGFIGFYLLWEIKSRYIYPVYPLLIVLSYMGFKDGYKHIWKKYFQR from the coding sequence ATGGTTAAGGGCATTCAAAAACTATTATATATATTACTTGCGGGTTTTATAGGGCTGTTCATTGCGGCGTCATTATTTGTGAGGGCGGAATATAATTTCTACGAATATGGCGATACGCCGCATTTGGGCGAGCAGCAGCTGCTTTTATTTATTTTGATTACAGGGGCAGTCCTTGCCTTAAGCATCTTTCTATACAAGCTTTGCTTGAAGCTGAACAAATACAGTGGGAAAATCGTCATTCCTGCCACGCTGCTGTTCTCGTGTGCGCTCCAAATGGCGATTGTTTTCCTGTTTCCCCGCCTGCCTACGGATGATTCGGAAACGGTGCTTTCACTTGCGATGAACATGCTGTATCAAAATGATTATTCCACCTTTCAGACGGGCGGCTATCTCCATATGTTTCCGTTTAACTTTTCCATCGTTCTTTATTTGAAGACGCTGCTGCAATGGTTTCCAGATAATTATTTGGTCATCAAAATGTTCAACATTATATTTACACTCATAACGACACTTATGATTTATTTGCTTTATAAAGAGCTGAACAGCAAGTCAACGGAAAATGACTATGGCGTGTTAGTGTTTGGCGCGACCTATCTTCCTGCATTGTTTATGAGCAACTTCATTTATAACGATGTAATCGCTACGGCTTTCCTGACGAGTGCTTTGTATGCTTCCGTGAGATTTATGCGGACAAAATCAATGAAACTGATTATCCTTGCCGCTATTTTGCTAGCCATGGGCAACTATTTTAGAAGCATCGGCGTTATTTTTCTAATCGCTGTGCTGTTTAGCATTATTTTCAACCTGCGACAAATTGGTGTGAGGAAGGCGATTGCCTCGTTGATTATCATGACGGCACTGTTTAATGCTCCAGGCTGGACACAGAATGCTGTGCTGCAAGCGACGAATGTCGTAGATGAATCGGTCAATGACAATTCCGCGCCTGTCTATATGTGGCTGAATATGGGCATCAACCTGAATACGTTTGGGTTCTGGGATAGCCGGCAAAGCTACAATATTTATCAAAGAGACGCGCACTACAATAAGGCAGCAAGTGTCGAGCTATTTAAGGAGTCGATTAGCCGTAAGCTTTCCGAGGCAAGCGTTGGAGATTTAACAGTGATGTATGTGAAGAAGCTCATCTGGACGTGGACGGAAGGGACGTATCAGATGGAGCGCTACGGCATCGGCAATGATGGAAGCGTCGCGGGAGGAGGAAGGGCCTTTAACCAAGAGCGCTACAGCTATACGACATGGGCGACGGATTTATTCAAGGCCGATTCGAATTATCGAGTTGGACTGCTTTGGGTCATCTATGCGCTCAGCTTCCTGATGTATGTCGGTATTTTCATTCGCTTGCTTGGCGGCATTAAAGCCCGAAGGTATGAGGAAAACACGCTCATTCTCGTCATTTTGGGGTTTATTGGATTTTATTTGCTGTGGGAAATTAAGTCCCGCTATATTTATCCGGTGTATCCGCTGCTGATTGTGTTATCTTACATGGGCTTTAAGGACGGTTATAAGCATATATGGAAAAAATATTTCCAGAGGTAA
- a CDS encoding helix-turn-helix domain-containing protein, whose product MWNVLLVDDEPGVLEGLKMMIDWEKYGFQVCGEALNGPDAWNFIKELRPELVFTDIRMPIINGLELIEKTNRLLSRPPKFVILSGYDDFQYALTAARQRVAEYLLKPIDDEEIEALLIKLNHHLQEKAANEKNRMKQHYFAVSHLVNRLIQGEYNTNLEQQVRLSLQLQEKPGELRCILIDTLSFSVDLRQQVSDFFSQDITCSFQDSIGRTGVLIQSSSNADGALHEKALLLQTNLVSKLEQPVIIAISDRGEGIPSIRELYLQALQVWKQKRAQGKSGVFYFHEVERRIQRHVLSKLKFRQLPEIVAEGSLLAIENGVEEAFHSIAAGEMPDIKVARAYVADLELTICRLLAERNGNPDTFMMGMEREHGSLGGKEDYPALKDYVRCLCVETANVLHALNQQNENNTIFHMIQYVDREYRNKLQMHDLAKHFHMNSAYLGQLFKKHTGKSFNVYLNEKRIEEAKRLLKRTQMKISDVAQQVGYPKVDYFINKFKMHTGVLPSVFKTDFENRKR is encoded by the coding sequence ATGTGGAACGTGCTGTTGGTTGATGATGAGCCAGGGGTGCTGGAAGGTTTGAAAATGATGATTGATTGGGAAAAATACGGCTTTCAAGTTTGTGGTGAAGCATTAAACGGTCCGGATGCATGGAATTTTATTAAGGAGCTGCGCCCCGAGTTGGTTTTTACAGACATTCGAATGCCGATAATCAACGGCTTGGAGTTGATTGAGAAGACGAATCGGCTGCTTTCCCGTCCTCCTAAATTTGTTATTTTAAGCGGCTATGATGATTTTCAATATGCGCTTACAGCAGCACGTCAAAGGGTGGCGGAGTATTTGCTTAAGCCCATCGACGATGAGGAGATCGAGGCATTATTGATTAAGCTTAACCATCATTTACAAGAGAAGGCCGCGAATGAAAAAAATCGCATGAAACAGCATTATTTTGCTGTCAGCCATCTAGTTAACCGTCTCATTCAAGGAGAATATAATACGAATTTAGAGCAGCAAGTCCGCCTATCGTTACAGCTGCAAGAAAAGCCTGGGGAGTTAAGGTGTATATTGATTGATACGCTCTCGTTCTCTGTCGATTTGAGGCAACAGGTAAGCGATTTTTTTTCACAGGATATCACGTGTTCCTTCCAAGACAGCATTGGAAGAACGGGGGTGCTCATTCAATCTTCTTCGAATGCGGATGGGGCGCTTCATGAAAAGGCTCTTCTGCTGCAAACGAATTTGGTGAGTAAGCTGGAGCAGCCCGTCATTATTGCCATCAGTGATAGAGGTGAAGGGATTCCGTCAATACGAGAGTTATATTTGCAAGCGCTGCAAGTTTGGAAGCAGAAGCGAGCCCAAGGCAAAAGCGGAGTGTTTTATTTTCACGAGGTCGAGAGGAGAATACAGCGGCATGTCTTATCCAAGCTCAAATTCAGACAGCTGCCGGAGATTGTGGCTGAGGGAAGCCTCCTGGCAATCGAAAACGGCGTAGAAGAGGCATTTCATTCGATTGCCGCTGGTGAAATGCCGGATATCAAAGTGGCCAGGGCCTATGTAGCCGATTTGGAATTGACGATATGCCGGCTTCTGGCCGAAAGAAATGGCAACCCGGATACGTTCATGATGGGGATGGAAAGAGAGCACGGCAGCTTGGGTGGCAAAGAGGATTACCCCGCTCTGAAGGACTATGTTCGCTGCCTATGCGTGGAGACCGCTAACGTTCTGCATGCGTTAAACCAGCAAAATGAGAATAACACGATATTTCATATGATTCAGTATGTGGATCGTGAGTATCGAAACAAGCTGCAAATGCATGATTTGGCAAAGCATTTTCATATGAATTCTGCGTACTTAGGGCAATTGTTCAAGAAGCATACGGGGAAATCGTTCAATGTGTATTTGAATGAGAAGCGAATTGAGGAGGCCAAGCGGCTGTTAAAGCGAACCCAGATGAAAATATCCGATGTGGCGCAGCAGGTCGGATACCCGAAGGTAGACTATTTTATTAATAAATTTAAAATGCACACCGGGGTTTTGCCTTCGGTATTTAAAACGGATTTCGAAAACAGAAAGCGATAG
- a CDS encoding sensor histidine kinase encodes MRGRRFRFGTIVNDIPLNYKFLLIFFVGILLPIIVINLLFMDRMADLINSREEQNVEISLERARKDIDDYINGGVAVSHALYTDKTLYEMLDRTYENQADFYEAFDEQLRNRVNSYIPVNNQISRISIFTDNPSIVPGGNYHKINASVLKSEWYKQWEKATNPVIVAAYRAAGVNDMVSNVPYFSIIERMNYYDSYNKYDKLLRIDIDLSKIYDVIMREEDYLSLFLVNDQNQIIMSAHSGYQRGNIEDAYPSFKLPEPDKQEDIHELAIGKAKYVKGWRLIGLTQGTQVSNAMLDMRLFVTISAAVVSLIASIFIYIMLRSYNYRVKRLSRHMQKVTNEKFELIHMDEGHDEIGGLIQNFNLMTARINSLINNVYKLEIQKKSLEMERVQAELNFLQSQMNPHFLFNTLNAILVACTKHNYADVTDIIKSLSKLLRRLLSWKEDIVSLQEEMMFIEMYLKIEKFRFRDKFEFKFDIDEEALRYKIPKMSIQPLVENACKHGLQALYGVGTVKISASVNHQRLRVVVTDNGIGIEPDKLKEIMIAIRNEDSPDMSIGIRNVYRRLELYYNEQVLFNIVSHPNEETRVSFEIPIKLLQQQDNFEGGKGIAHDL; translated from the coding sequence ATGAGGGGGAGACGATTCAGATTCGGTACAATCGTGAACGATATTCCTTTAAATTATAAGTTTCTTCTTATTTTTTTCGTGGGCATTCTTCTGCCGATTATCGTCATTAATCTGCTGTTTATGGATCGGATGGCTGACTTGATTAATTCGCGCGAGGAGCAAAATGTTGAAATATCGCTGGAGCGGGCGAGGAAGGATATTGATGATTATATAAACGGCGGGGTGGCGGTCAGCCATGCCTTGTACACCGATAAGACGTTGTATGAAATGCTGGACCGAACCTATGAAAATCAGGCCGATTTCTATGAAGCGTTCGATGAACAGCTTCGAAACCGGGTGAATAGCTATATACCGGTCAATAATCAAATTTCACGCATTAGTATTTTTACAGACAATCCATCGATTGTGCCGGGAGGCAACTACCACAAAATCAATGCTAGTGTGCTCAAAAGCGAATGGTACAAACAGTGGGAGAAGGCGACGAATCCGGTAATCGTTGCAGCCTATCGCGCAGCTGGAGTGAATGACATGGTTTCAAATGTCCCCTATTTCAGCATCATTGAGCGTATGAACTACTATGATTCCTACAATAAGTATGACAAGCTGCTTCGAATTGATATCGACCTTAGTAAAATTTACGATGTAATCATGCGGGAAGAGGATTATTTGAGTTTGTTCTTGGTCAATGATCAGAATCAAATTATTATGTCTGCCCATAGCGGCTATCAGAGAGGAAATATCGAGGATGCTTACCCTAGCTTTAAGCTGCCAGAGCCTGACAAGCAAGAAGATATCCATGAGCTGGCAATCGGTAAAGCCAAATATGTGAAGGGATGGCGCTTGATCGGACTTACGCAAGGAACTCAGGTTTCGAATGCCATGCTCGATATGCGGCTGTTTGTAACGATTTCGGCGGCAGTGGTCAGCTTAATCGCATCTATATTCATCTATATCATGCTCAGATCATACAATTACCGGGTGAAGCGGCTGTCCAGACATATGCAGAAGGTGACGAACGAGAAGTTTGAACTGATTCATATGGATGAGGGTCACGATGAAATTGGCGGCTTGATTCAAAATTTCAACCTGATGACAGCTAGAATCAACTCGCTGATCAACAATGTGTATAAGCTGGAGATTCAGAAAAAAAGTCTGGAGATGGAGCGGGTACAGGCCGAGTTGAATTTTTTGCAAAGTCAGATGAATCCTCATTTTCTATTTAATACGTTGAACGCCATTCTTGTTGCTTGCACAAAGCACAACTATGCAGATGTGACGGATATTATTAAAAGCTTGTCCAAGCTGCTCCGACGATTATTGAGCTGGAAGGAGGACATCGTCTCGCTTCAGGAGGAAATGATGTTCATTGAAATGTACCTCAAAATCGAAAAATTTCGTTTTAGAGATAAATTTGAATTCAAATTCGATATTGATGAGGAAGCACTGCGCTATAAAATACCAAAGATGAGCATACAGCCACTAGTTGAAAATGCTTGCAAGCATGGCTTACAAGCCTTATACGGGGTAGGAACAGTTAAAATTAGCGCTTCAGTTAATCACCAGCGTCTCCGGGTCGTAGTCACTGATAATGGAATAGGTATTGAGCCTGACAAGCTGAAGGAAATCATGATAGCTATTCGTAATGAAGACTCGCCCGATATGAGTATCGGCATTCGAAATGTGTATCGCAGACTGGAGCTTTATTATAACGAACAGGTGCTTTTCAATATTGTGAGCCACCCGAATGAGGAGACGAGAGTGTCCTTTGAAATTCCAATAAAGCTGCTCCAGCAGCAAGACAACTTTGAAGGAGGAAAGGGTATAGCACATGACCTATAA
- a CDS encoding response regulator, whose product MTYKVLLIDDEPAALEGMQLWIDWNKLGFEICGTCSNGLEGLQQIKEQLPDLVVTDVHMPIMDGLDMIAAWRQQHLKKVSFVIVSGYSDFKYAQRAMRYGINHYLLKPIISEEAELEIEGIHRELVQEAEKQSFDQLATYEETVALIKKWLTEQSVSNDSVQAAPLISLSGAREKWNFYLVQADAFMFAELRETVLSLLALEPFMFVIDLEENSFGIVYGYTLEAVDEDRACLVINELMRRYAGRRLFVAAGMEESSLLDIGKCLRTAKQAIAYLFYKTDYNEVVYYSDIRDKPFHCHYDIHLMDGMLGAIEMLHKSSFREAVHSAASSFREKLIAPDIVKKIVIHLLYRIIEYVRETVDTPAEALLEKYSISEISSSVLHINDLLNRLLVCGEESIELLLQEQTQKSQGIVQKINDYIQEHFRENLTIKQLGEVFYLNPVYLGQLLMKKNGLGFNESLHDLRIAEAVSLLEQNKLKNCDIAERVGYSNYSHFLKEFEKRWGTSPSKYKNNKL is encoded by the coding sequence ATGACCTATAAAGTACTGTTAATTGATGATGAGCCGGCCGCTCTGGAAGGTATGCAGCTCTGGATTGATTGGAATAAGCTAGGCTTTGAAATTTGTGGAACGTGCAGCAACGGGCTAGAGGGCTTACAGCAAATTAAGGAGCAGCTGCCGGATTTGGTCGTGACGGATGTCCATATGCCGATAATGGATGGGCTTGATATGATCGCCGCTTGGCGGCAGCAGCATCTGAAAAAAGTTAGCTTTGTGATCGTGAGCGGGTACAGCGATTTTAAATATGCACAGCGGGCGATGCGGTATGGAATCAATCATTATTTGCTGAAGCCAATTATTTCGGAAGAGGCTGAACTGGAAATAGAAGGTATTCACCGAGAGCTGGTACAGGAGGCCGAGAAGCAAAGCTTTGATCAGCTTGCTACATACGAAGAAACGGTTGCTTTAATCAAAAAATGGTTGACGGAGCAGTCGGTGTCGAACGATTCCGTTCAGGCTGCGCCGCTCATAAGCTTATCTGGCGCAAGGGAAAAATGGAATTTCTATCTCGTTCAAGCTGATGCTTTCATGTTCGCTGAATTGAGAGAGACGGTCTTATCGCTGCTGGCCCTAGAGCCGTTTATGTTTGTGATTGATTTGGAGGAAAACAGCTTTGGCATCGTTTATGGCTATACGCTCGAAGCGGTTGATGAGGACAGAGCCTGCCTGGTCATCAACGAGCTGATGCGGCGGTATGCGGGGCGGCGTTTGTTTGTGGCAGCCGGTATGGAAGAGTCATCCTTACTCGATATAGGCAAATGCTTGCGAACAGCGAAGCAAGCGATTGCCTATCTCTTTTACAAAACGGACTATAATGAAGTTGTTTATTATAGCGATATCCGGGATAAGCCCTTTCATTGTCACTATGATATTCATCTCATGGACGGTATGCTGGGGGCAATTGAGATGCTTCACAAATCAAGCTTTCGGGAGGCTGTACATTCAGCTGCAAGCAGCTTCCGAGAGAAGCTTATTGCCCCAGATATCGTGAAAAAAATCGTCATTCATCTGTTATATAGAATCATTGAATATGTACGGGAGACTGTTGATACGCCAGCCGAAGCTCTGCTCGAAAAATACAGTATTTCGGAAATATCGAGCTCTGTGCTCCATATCAATGATCTTTTGAATCGGCTCTTAGTATGCGGCGAAGAGAGCATAGAGCTCCTATTACAGGAGCAGACGCAAAAGTCACAGGGCATCGTACAGAAAATCAACGATTATATACAAGAGCATTTTCGTGAAAATCTTACGATTAAGCAGCTAGGAGAGGTATTTTATTTAAATCCAGTTTATTTGGGTCAACTGCTGATGAAGAAGAATGGACTTGGCTTTAATGAATCGCTCCATGACCTTCGGATCGCTGAGGCAGTAAGCCTGCTTGAGCAGAATAAGCTGAAAAATTGCGATATCGCGGAGCGTGTCGGCTACAGCAATTACAGTCATTTTCTAAAGGAGTTTGAAAAAAGATGGGGAACGTCTCCGAGCAAGTATAAAAACAATAAGTTATAA
- a CDS encoding extracellular solute-binding protein codes for MGGKSKSLFRLSMIMLLSLSVVLSGCSGNNSGANTGKGNNSGAAAAGGDGTAKVEPFEISFYIGEAGQQPTPDNKVYKKIKDELGATLNFEFLAGDSEQKLGVMIAGSDFPDVMTSNTKLVTAGALIPLEDLIEEHAPNLKAHYADFWNMMKDPTDGHIYTLPNYGVFNGKVNSTWYSGPAFWIQKEVLKEFNYPKVKTLDEYFDLIAKYKEKYPTIDGSPTIGFEILNSDWRNWGLFNAPQHLIGHPNDGGVVVKDGVAEIFSNKDYAKRYYQKLNEINSLGLLDKETFTQNYDQYMAKLSSGTVLGMFDQHWNFQAAEDSLTTQKKENRTYVGLPLVYDTSIKDYYRDLGALNLNNGFGITVNAKDPVKIIKFMDALMTEEWQKTFSWGFVNEDYIVNENGRFMKTQEQRDNFSDATWKLANKADTLFKFLPKTEGSFSDGNSTDGAAQPEEYQAGLKDFDKEVLAAYGFNSYVDFFSEPPANPIYYPAWSIDLVDGSDAKIANTKLNELSSKFLPKAILAKPADFEQVWNEYTAEIGKTNVKAYEDRINTIIQQRIKDWSK; via the coding sequence ATGGGGGGCAAGTCCAAATCGCTGTTTCGGCTCAGCATGATTATGCTGTTGTCGCTAAGCGTGGTTCTGTCGGGATGCAGCGGAAATAATAGTGGAGCAAACACCGGCAAAGGCAACAACTCTGGAGCAGCGGCAGCAGGCGGAGATGGAACGGCAAAAGTGGAGCCGTTTGAAATTAGCTTCTATATCGGGGAAGCCGGCCAGCAGCCGACACCTGATAATAAGGTGTATAAGAAGATCAAAGATGAATTGGGAGCAACTCTTAATTTTGAATTTCTCGCTGGTGACAGTGAGCAAAAACTCGGCGTAATGATCGCAGGTTCAGATTTTCCAGATGTTATGACCTCCAATACGAAGCTGGTCACTGCAGGAGCCCTTATTCCGCTTGAGGATCTCATCGAAGAGCATGCTCCTAATCTTAAGGCGCATTATGCAGACTTCTGGAACATGATGAAGGATCCTACCGACGGACATATTTATACTTTGCCTAACTATGGCGTATTTAACGGGAAAGTAAACAGCACCTGGTATTCAGGGCCTGCATTCTGGATACAGAAGGAAGTATTGAAGGAATTCAATTATCCGAAAGTCAAAACGCTTGACGAGTATTTTGATCTGATTGCCAAATACAAAGAAAAATACCCGACGATTGACGGCAGTCCGACCATCGGATTCGAGATTTTGAACAGCGATTGGAGAAACTGGGGCTTGTTCAACGCTCCGCAGCATTTAATCGGGCATCCGAACGATGGCGGAGTTGTTGTAAAGGATGGAGTAGCGGAAATATTCTCGAATAAAGATTATGCCAAAAGGTATTACCAGAAGCTTAATGAAATCAATAGCCTTGGACTTCTTGATAAAGAGACTTTCACGCAGAACTATGACCAATACATGGCTAAATTGTCAAGCGGTACGGTTCTGGGGATGTTCGATCAGCACTGGAATTTCCAAGCGGCAGAGGACTCCTTGACTACCCAAAAGAAAGAAAATAGAACCTATGTAGGCTTGCCTTTGGTTTACGATACGAGCATTAAGGATTATTATCGCGACCTTGGTGCGCTTAATTTAAACAATGGCTTCGGTATTACTGTTAATGCGAAGGACCCGGTAAAAATTATTAAATTCATGGATGCTCTTATGACGGAGGAATGGCAAAAAACGTTCTCATGGGGCTTTGTAAACGAAGACTACATCGTCAATGAGAATGGCCGATTCATGAAGACGCAAGAGCAGCGTGATAATTTCTCAGATGCAACTTGGAAATTAGCAAACAAAGCGGATACCTTATTTAAGTTTTTGCCTAAGACTGAAGGCAGCTTCAGCGACGGCAACTCTACGGATGGGGCAGCTCAGCCTGAGGAATATCAAGCAGGTCTGAAGGACTTCGACAAAGAGGTATTAGCAGCTTACGGCTTTAACAGCTATGTGGACTTCTTCAGCGAGCCGCCAGCAAACCCGATTTATTATCCGGCTTGGAGCATTGATTTAGTAGATGGCTCAGATGCGAAAATCGCAAATACGAAGCTGAATGAACTATCTTCTAAATTCCTTCCAAAAGCTATTTTGGCAAAACCGGCCGATTTTGAGCAGGTATGGAATGAGTATACCGCTGAGATTGGAAAAACCAATGTTAAGGCGTATGAAGATCGAATCAATACAATCATTCAGCAAAGAATTAAGGATTGGAGCAAATAA
- a CDS encoding ABC transporter permease subunit has translation MDETLLEKKAVRNAKKGIKQRMNWSVIKGQKQLIFMSVPLMLYIILFSYVPIWGWTMAFQDYKPARDFSQQKWVGFKHFEFLFNDDRFWRVLRNTLGMSLINLVLGFATAIILALLLNEIKKVLWKRMVQTISYLPHFLSWVIVTGIVATSLASDGIINDVLMRLHLINEPILWLSKGEYFWGVVGASHIWKEVGWSTIIYLAALASIDPALYEAAEIDGANRYRKMLNVTLPGMKSTIVILLIMSIGHIMDAGFEVQYLLGNGLVVDWSETIDIFVLKYGIAQGNYSLATAGGIFKTVVSITMLLLANWTAKRLGEERLL, from the coding sequence ATGGATGAGACTTTATTGGAGAAGAAAGCCGTCCGGAATGCTAAAAAAGGAATAAAACAACGAATGAACTGGAGCGTCATTAAAGGTCAGAAGCAGCTCATTTTTATGTCTGTTCCACTTATGCTTTATATCATTTTGTTTTCTTATGTTCCCATATGGGGTTGGACGATGGCTTTTCAAGATTACAAGCCAGCGCGTGATTTTAGCCAGCAGAAGTGGGTTGGCTTTAAGCATTTCGAATTTTTATTTAACGATGATCGTTTTTGGCGCGTATTGCGCAATACGCTCGGTATGAGTCTGATTAACCTGGTACTCGGCTTTGCCACTGCGATTATATTGGCATTGCTATTAAACGAAATAAAAAAAGTATTGTGGAAAAGAATGGTTCAGACGATTTCTTATTTGCCTCACTTTTTGTCCTGGGTTATTGTGACCGGGATTGTGGCTACTTCGCTGGCATCCGACGGAATCATTAATGATGTGCTGATGAGGCTGCATTTGATTAATGAGCCGATCCTATGGCTTAGCAAGGGAGAGTATTTCTGGGGAGTCGTTGGTGCATCACATATATGGAAAGAGGTCGGCTGGAGCACGATTATTTATTTGGCCGCGCTGGCTTCAATTGATCCCGCGTTGTATGAAGCAGCTGAAATTGATGGCGCAAACCGCTATAGAAAGATGCTCAATGTGACCTTGCCGGGTATGAAATCGACCATTGTCATTTTGTTGATTATGTCGATCGGACATATTATGGACGCTGGATTTGAAGTGCAGTATTTGCTTGGAAACGGCCTAGTTGTCGACTGGTCAGAAACGATAGATATTTTTGTCTTAAAATACGGGATCGCTCAGGGCAATTACTCGCTCGCTACCGCTGGCGGCATTTTCAAAACAGTTGTTAGCATAACGATGCTGCTGCTCGCGAACTGGACAGCTAAACGACTCGGGGAAGAGAGGCTGTTATAG
- a CDS encoding carbohydrate ABC transporter permease, with protein sequence MENQPISPKKASGRSLSRGVGTSGIEPILFNTFNTIFMLFLVVVTLYPFLNTIAVSLNVGNDTIRGGIYMWPREWTLQNYKAVFVSGTIYNAFWVSVARTVLSTVLNIFLTTMLAYTLSRREFVFRKPITLVFILTMYFSAGLIPGYFLIKDLNLLNSFWVYIIPSMLSAFNMIVIRTYIGTLPESLVESARIDGAGDFKIFMQIIFPLCKPVLATIALFVAVGSWNAWFDAFLYTSSRQELSTLQYELMKLLSSTMNSNSNPSVANGAGATKDSISMVTPISIRAAVTVVAAVPILLVYPFLQKYFVVGLNVGSVKE encoded by the coding sequence ATGGAAAATCAACCAATCAGTCCAAAAAAAGCTTCAGGCCGATCACTGAGCAGAGGCGTGGGCACTTCCGGAATAGAACCGATTCTTTTTAACACATTTAACACCATTTTCATGCTGTTTCTGGTAGTCGTTACGTTATATCCTTTTCTGAATACGATTGCCGTTTCCTTAAATGTAGGGAATGATACGATTCGCGGCGGCATCTATATGTGGCCGAGGGAATGGACTTTGCAAAACTACAAGGCGGTTTTTGTTTCGGGGACGATATACAACGCCTTTTGGGTTTCGGTGGCAAGAACGGTACTTTCAACCGTGCTGAACATTTTTCTAACGACGATGCTCGCTTATACGTTAAGTCGGCGGGAATTTGTTTTCCGCAAACCGATTACCCTTGTCTTTATTTTGACCATGTATTTCAGCGCTGGCTTGATCCCAGGCTATTTTCTAATCAAGGACTTGAATTTGCTGAATAGCTTCTGGGTTTACATTATTCCTTCGATGCTTAGCGCGTTCAACATGATTGTAATAAGAACTTACATTGGAACGCTTCCTGAAAGTCTCGTAGAATCCGCACGAATTGACGGGGCGGGAGATTTCAAAATTTTCATGCAAATTATTTTCCCGCTGTGTAAGCCAGTGTTGGCTACCATAGCACTGTTTGTAGCTGTAGGGTCATGGAATGCCTGGTTCGATGCATTTCTATACACGTCTTCAAGACAAGAGCTAAGCACCTTGCAATACGAGCTGATGAAGCTTTTATCCTCGACGATGAATTCCAATAGCAACCCCTCCGTGGCGAATGGAGCCGGGGCGACGAAGGATTCGATCTCAATGGTAACGCCAATATCAATTCGTGCTGCGGTTACTGTAGTTGCAGCGGTGCCGATTCTCCTTGTATATCCGTTTCTCCAGAAGTACTTTGTGGTGGGATTGAACGTAGGCAGTGTAAAAGAATAG